A genomic region of Ammospiza nelsoni isolate bAmmNel1 chromosome 3, bAmmNel1.pri, whole genome shotgun sequence contains the following coding sequences:
- the B3GALNT2 gene encoding UDP-GalNAc:beta-1,3-N-acetylgalactosaminyltransferase 2 isoform X2 has protein sequence MRNWLVLLCPCVVGVALHFWLLLSCPGTHPAGPLSLFPQWKLKHYDVVVGVLSARHNHELRRVIRSTWFKHLKEHPALSQRVLVKFIIGAHGCAVPVKDREDPYSCKLLNISNPVLNQEIEAFSLPEDIPSVLSEDRIVSVNFRVLYPIVITSLGVFYEADGVGFQRNITVKLYQAEHEEAIFSARFSPPSCGVQVNRLWYKPVEQFILPESFEGTIVWESQDLQGLVSRNLHKVMVNDGGGVFRVITAGEGSLPHELTEGVEGIAGGFIYTIQEGDALLKSLHTRPERFASHIKNLEKEDALLKEESSMYDDIVFVDVIDTYRNVPSKLLNFYRWTVESTSFDLLLKTDDDCYIDLEGVFNRIMQKKLDRPNIWWGNFRLNWAVDRTGKWQELEYPSPAYPAFACGSGYVISNDIVQWLASNSERLKTYQGEDVSMGIWMAAVGPKRYQDGLWLCEKTCESGMLSSPQYSPQELGELWRLKELCGDPCRCEER, from the exons ATGCGAAactggctggtgctgctgtgcccctgtgtgGTCGGGGTCGCGCTGCacttctggctgctgctgagctgccccgGGACCCACCCGGCAG GTCCGCTGTCCCTCTTTCCTCAATGGAAGCTGAAGCACTATGATGTTGTTGTGGGCGTTTTGTCAGCTCGGCACAATCACGAGCTCCGCAGGGTTATAAGGAGCACTTGGTTCAAGCACCTGAAAGAACATCCTGCCCTGAGCCAACG tGTCCTTGTGAAGTTTATAATAGGTGCGCATGGTTGTGCTGTGccagtgaaggacagagaagACCCCTACTCCTGCAAACTTCTGAACATCAGCAACCCAG TTTTGAATCAGGAAATTGAAGCATTCAGTCTCCCTGAGGACATCCCTTCTGTGCTGTCTGAAGACAGAATTGTCAGTGTGAACTTCCGTGTGCTTTACCCCATTGTCATCACCAGCCTTGGGGTGTTTTATGAGGCTGATGGGGTGGGATTCCAGAGGAACATCACTGTAAAGCTCTACCAGGCAGAACATGAG GAAGCCATCTTCAGTGCTCGCTTTAGTCCGCCGAGCTGTGGAGTGCAGGTGAACAGATTGTGGTACAAGCCAGTAGAGCAGTTCATTTTGCCAGAG AGTTTTGAAGGTACCATTGTGTGGGAGAGCCAGGATCTTCAGGGCTTGGTTTCAAGAAACCTTCATAAAGTGATGGTGAATGATGGAGGAGGTGTTTTCAGAGTCATTACA GCAGGGGAAGGGTCACTGCCTCATGAACTCACAGAAGGAGTGGAGGGAATAGCAGGTGGTTTTATCTACACTATTCAAG aaGGTGATGCTCTTTTAAAAAGCCTCCATACTCGCCCAGAAAGGTTTGCAAGTCACATTAAAAACCTTGAGAAGGAAGATGCTTTATTGAAGGAAGAAAGCAGCATGTATGATGACATTGTTTTTGTAGATGTGATTGACACTTACAGAAACGTTCCCTCCAAACTGCTGAACTTCTACCGATG GACAGTGGAATCAACGAGTTTTGACTTGTTGCTGAAGACGGATGATGACTGTTACATTGAtttggaaggtgtttttaacaggataatgcagaaaaaatTGGACAGGCCAAACATTTGGTGGGGAAA TTTCAGACTAAATTGGGCAGTTGATCGAACGGGGAAGTGGCAAGAACTGGAGTATCCAAGTCCTGCATATCCAGCCTTTGCTTGTGGGTCTGGCTATGTCATCTCCAACGACATTGTGCAGTGGCTGGCAAGCAACTCTGAAAGATTAAAAACGTACCAG GGTGAAGATGTGAGCATGGGCATCTGGATGGCAGCTGTAGGACCCAAGCGGTATCAA GATGGTCTCTGGTTGTGTGAGAAGACGTGTGAGAGTGGCATGCTGTCTTCCCCCCAGTACTcgccccaggagctgggagagctctggAGATTAAAGGAACTGTGTGGAGATCCATGTAGATGTGAGGAAAGATGA
- the B3GALNT2 gene encoding UDP-GalNAc:beta-1,3-N-acetylgalactosaminyltransferase 2 isoform X1: protein MRNWLVLLCPCVVGVALHFWLLLSCPGTHPAGAPFSKAVLIQLPLGVLFLPLGPLSLFPQWKLKHYDVVVGVLSARHNHELRRVIRSTWFKHLKEHPALSQRVLVKFIIGAHGCAVPVKDREDPYSCKLLNISNPVLNQEIEAFSLPEDIPSVLSEDRIVSVNFRVLYPIVITSLGVFYEADGVGFQRNITVKLYQAEHEEAIFSARFSPPSCGVQVNRLWYKPVEQFILPESFEGTIVWESQDLQGLVSRNLHKVMVNDGGGVFRVITAGEGSLPHELTEGVEGIAGGFIYTIQEGDALLKSLHTRPERFASHIKNLEKEDALLKEESSMYDDIVFVDVIDTYRNVPSKLLNFYRWTVESTSFDLLLKTDDDCYIDLEGVFNRIMQKKLDRPNIWWGNFRLNWAVDRTGKWQELEYPSPAYPAFACGSGYVISNDIVQWLASNSERLKTYQGEDVSMGIWMAAVGPKRYQDGLWLCEKTCESGMLSSPQYSPQELGELWRLKELCGDPCRCEER from the exons ATGCGAAactggctggtgctgctgtgcccctgtgtgGTCGGGGTCGCGCTGCacttctggctgctgctgagctgccccgGGACCCACCCGGCAG GTGCTCCATTTTCAAAGGCAGTATTAATTCAGTTGCCTTTAggagttttatttcttcctttag GTCCGCTGTCCCTCTTTCCTCAATGGAAGCTGAAGCACTATGATGTTGTTGTGGGCGTTTTGTCAGCTCGGCACAATCACGAGCTCCGCAGGGTTATAAGGAGCACTTGGTTCAAGCACCTGAAAGAACATCCTGCCCTGAGCCAACG tGTCCTTGTGAAGTTTATAATAGGTGCGCATGGTTGTGCTGTGccagtgaaggacagagaagACCCCTACTCCTGCAAACTTCTGAACATCAGCAACCCAG TTTTGAATCAGGAAATTGAAGCATTCAGTCTCCCTGAGGACATCCCTTCTGTGCTGTCTGAAGACAGAATTGTCAGTGTGAACTTCCGTGTGCTTTACCCCATTGTCATCACCAGCCTTGGGGTGTTTTATGAGGCTGATGGGGTGGGATTCCAGAGGAACATCACTGTAAAGCTCTACCAGGCAGAACATGAG GAAGCCATCTTCAGTGCTCGCTTTAGTCCGCCGAGCTGTGGAGTGCAGGTGAACAGATTGTGGTACAAGCCAGTAGAGCAGTTCATTTTGCCAGAG AGTTTTGAAGGTACCATTGTGTGGGAGAGCCAGGATCTTCAGGGCTTGGTTTCAAGAAACCTTCATAAAGTGATGGTGAATGATGGAGGAGGTGTTTTCAGAGTCATTACA GCAGGGGAAGGGTCACTGCCTCATGAACTCACAGAAGGAGTGGAGGGAATAGCAGGTGGTTTTATCTACACTATTCAAG aaGGTGATGCTCTTTTAAAAAGCCTCCATACTCGCCCAGAAAGGTTTGCAAGTCACATTAAAAACCTTGAGAAGGAAGATGCTTTATTGAAGGAAGAAAGCAGCATGTATGATGACATTGTTTTTGTAGATGTGATTGACACTTACAGAAACGTTCCCTCCAAACTGCTGAACTTCTACCGATG GACAGTGGAATCAACGAGTTTTGACTTGTTGCTGAAGACGGATGATGACTGTTACATTGAtttggaaggtgtttttaacaggataatgcagaaaaaatTGGACAGGCCAAACATTTGGTGGGGAAA TTTCAGACTAAATTGGGCAGTTGATCGAACGGGGAAGTGGCAAGAACTGGAGTATCCAAGTCCTGCATATCCAGCCTTTGCTTGTGGGTCTGGCTATGTCATCTCCAACGACATTGTGCAGTGGCTGGCAAGCAACTCTGAAAGATTAAAAACGTACCAG GGTGAAGATGTGAGCATGGGCATCTGGATGGCAGCTGTAGGACCCAAGCGGTATCAA GATGGTCTCTGGTTGTGTGAGAAGACGTGTGAGAGTGGCATGCTGTCTTCCCCCCAGTACTcgccccaggagctgggagagctctggAGATTAAAGGAACTGTGTGGAGATCCATGTAGATGTGAGGAAAGATGA